Proteins encoded by one window of Kribbella flavida DSM 17836:
- a CDS encoding ABC transporter substrate-binding protein has product MKSRIKLALGGALAVAVVLAGCGGGDGGSQADSGPGDTEVATGGRLFSTADAETAKLGSDAADGAFPRTVKHALGETTLEKKPERVVVLDSGELDGVLALGTTPVGMATTAGQSGVPSYLAGKAQGISTVGGVTELNLEAIANLEPDLILGSKLRANDLYAKLSAIAPTVMSIRPGFPWKEDFLLVADALGEEAKATELLNAYQQRATEVKNKVEGSPTISLVRFRPGDIRLYGNLSFIGVILKDIGLPRPKVQDIQELALEISQENIGQADGDWIFYSSYGKPETTAENTVVNGALWKSLSAVKAGHVARVDDEVWFLGLGPIGAQATLADLEKLLTTKS; this is encoded by the coding sequence ATGAAGAGCCGGATCAAGCTCGCCCTCGGCGGCGCGCTCGCGGTGGCCGTCGTCCTGGCGGGCTGTGGCGGCGGGGACGGCGGCTCGCAGGCCGACTCCGGACCGGGGGACACCGAGGTGGCCACCGGCGGCCGGCTGTTCTCGACCGCCGACGCGGAGACCGCGAAGCTCGGCTCGGACGCCGCCGACGGCGCCTTCCCGCGCACGGTCAAGCACGCGCTCGGCGAGACCACGCTGGAGAAGAAGCCCGAGCGGGTCGTGGTGCTCGACAGCGGCGAGCTGGACGGCGTGCTCGCGCTCGGCACCACCCCGGTCGGGATGGCCACCACCGCGGGCCAGAGCGGCGTACCGAGCTACCTGGCCGGCAAGGCGCAGGGCATCTCGACGGTCGGCGGCGTCACCGAGCTGAATCTCGAGGCGATCGCGAACCTCGAGCCGGACCTGATCCTGGGCAGCAAGCTGCGCGCCAACGACCTGTACGCCAAGCTCAGCGCGATCGCGCCGACGGTGATGAGCATCCGGCCGGGGTTCCCCTGGAAGGAGGACTTCCTGCTGGTCGCCGACGCGCTCGGCGAGGAGGCCAAGGCCACCGAGCTGCTGAACGCGTACCAGCAGCGGGCCACCGAGGTGAAGAACAAGGTCGAGGGGTCGCCCACGATCTCACTGGTCCGGTTCCGGCCGGGCGACATCCGGCTGTACGGCAACCTGTCGTTCATCGGCGTGATCCTCAAGGACATCGGCCTGCCGCGGCCCAAGGTGCAGGACATCCAGGAGCTGGCGCTGGAGATCTCCCAGGAGAACATCGGCCAGGCCGACGGCGACTGGATCTTCTACTCCAGCTACGGCAAGCCCGAGACCACGGCCGAGAACACCGTCGTGAACGGCGCGCTGTGGAAGTCGCTGTCGGCGGTCAAGGCCGGTCATGTCGCCCGGGTCGACGACGAGGTGTGGTTCCTCGGCCTCGGCCCGATCGGCGCGCAGGCCACGCTGGCCGACCTGGAGAAGCTGCTCACCACCAAGAGCTGA
- a CDS encoding sensor histidine kinase produces MSAWSELSGLAGRHGLPAGRGLLARLLITIVAIGVLASSTPAEPWAWAVLAVGFGAFVLGTFLMTSRALLSLGLLAYAALSASVITGMPGSNALVLMLVGITDIAVMTFPRTPRLRRNLPLLAVGIGCVAGLVASAAWFGRSESWFFSQLLWMAVLVLFGLNRRYDEVRAQQTAELLEQTRLAQREHARAAALDERTRIARELHDVLAHSLGALSVQLEVAEALLAERGDTAGALERVRRSRRLAVQGLTEARNAVATLRQDDVPALPEALAALTEQHRKDHGAEARFGVIGVARPLDPGVVVALLGTAREALTNAARHAPGQPVEVGLEYRHAVVRLGVRNALAAGRKPSEPVGYGLAGMRERLALVGGTLTAGAKGGDWVVLAEVGYE; encoded by the coding sequence ATGAGTGCCTGGTCCGAGCTGAGCGGTCTGGCCGGACGCCACGGCCTGCCCGCCGGCCGGGGCCTGCTCGCCCGGTTGCTGATCACGATCGTCGCGATCGGCGTGCTGGCGTCTTCGACCCCGGCCGAACCGTGGGCGTGGGCCGTGCTCGCCGTCGGTTTCGGCGCGTTCGTGCTGGGCACGTTCCTGATGACCAGCCGCGCGCTGCTCTCCCTCGGCCTGCTCGCGTACGCAGCGCTCAGCGCCTCGGTGATCACCGGCATGCCCGGGTCGAACGCGCTGGTGCTGATGCTGGTCGGGATCACCGACATCGCGGTGATGACCTTCCCTCGCACGCCCCGGCTCCGGCGCAACCTGCCGCTGCTTGCCGTCGGCATCGGATGCGTCGCCGGCCTGGTGGCGTCGGCCGCATGGTTCGGCCGGTCGGAGAGCTGGTTCTTCAGCCAGCTGCTCTGGATGGCCGTGCTCGTCCTCTTCGGTCTCAACCGCCGGTACGACGAGGTGCGGGCGCAGCAGACGGCCGAGCTGCTGGAGCAGACGCGGCTGGCGCAGCGCGAGCACGCCCGGGCGGCGGCGCTCGACGAGCGGACCCGGATCGCCCGCGAGTTGCACGACGTGCTCGCCCACTCACTCGGCGCGCTGAGTGTCCAGCTCGAGGTCGCCGAGGCGCTGCTGGCCGAGCGCGGCGACACCGCGGGCGCCCTGGAACGGGTCCGGCGGTCGCGCCGGCTGGCGGTCCAGGGGTTGACCGAGGCCCGGAACGCCGTCGCCACGCTCCGGCAGGACGACGTACCGGCTCTGCCTGAGGCTCTCGCCGCGCTGACCGAGCAGCACCGGAAGGACCATGGCGCCGAGGCGCGGTTCGGCGTCATCGGCGTGGCCCGGCCGCTGGACCCAGGGGTGGTGGTCGCGCTGCTGGGCACCGCCAGGGAGGCGCTGACGAACGCCGCGCGCCATGCTCCGGGGCAGCCGGTCGAGGTGGGCCTGGAGTACCGGCACGCGGTCGTCCGGCTCGGTGTACGGAATGCGCTGGCGGCCGGCCGGAAGCCGAGCGAGCCGGTCGGGTACGGCTTGGCGGGGATGCGGGAGCGGCTGGCTCTGGTGGGTGGGACGCTGACGGCGGGGGCGAAGGGCGGGGACTGGGTCGTGCTGGCGGAGGTGGGCTATGAGTGA
- a CDS encoding phytanoyl-CoA dioxygenase family protein, which translates to MTITPSRTDLPELAAQYAENGFVLVKGLLSKAEAAFYRERSHQLLAQLNRDDDPTWQSAAGLSEGATRLQHLHDAQFYDAAFSRLLVDPRFTDVAAAVLGVENVQLHHTKLFVKPPENGSPFPLHQDHPFFPHTEHRVGAAIFHFDDAPEEKGCVRVVPGSHLDGPREHDPEGAFHLPDVPFESAVPQPAEAGDVLFFTYLTVHGSGVNVSDEARTTWLVQYRDPADPPAVKTHDHSLGQGMMLRGVDPTGRSGV; encoded by the coding sequence ATGACGATCACGCCGAGCCGGACGGACCTGCCGGAATTGGCCGCGCAGTACGCCGAGAACGGCTTCGTCCTGGTGAAAGGCCTGCTCAGCAAGGCGGAAGCGGCCTTCTACCGGGAGCGCAGCCACCAGCTGCTGGCCCAGCTGAACCGTGACGACGACCCGACCTGGCAGTCCGCGGCGGGCCTGTCCGAGGGCGCGACGCGGCTCCAGCACCTGCACGACGCGCAGTTCTACGACGCGGCGTTCTCCCGGCTGCTGGTGGACCCGCGGTTCACCGACGTGGCCGCCGCGGTGCTGGGTGTGGAGAACGTGCAGCTGCACCACACCAAGCTGTTCGTGAAGCCGCCGGAGAACGGGTCGCCGTTCCCGCTGCACCAGGACCACCCGTTCTTCCCGCACACCGAGCACCGGGTCGGCGCCGCGATCTTCCACTTCGACGACGCGCCGGAGGAGAAGGGCTGTGTCCGGGTGGTTCCGGGCAGCCACCTCGACGGGCCGCGCGAGCACGACCCGGAAGGCGCGTTCCACCTGCCCGACGTACCGTTCGAGTCGGCGGTGCCGCAGCCGGCCGAGGCGGGGGACGTGCTGTTCTTCACCTACCTGACCGTGCACGGGTCCGGGGTGAACGTCAGCGACGAGGCGCGGACGACGTGGCTGGTGCAGTACCGCGACCCGGCGGACCCGCCCGCGGTGAAGACGCACGACCACTCGCTCGGGCAGGGCATGATGCTGAGGGGAGTGGACCCGACCGGCAGGAGCGGCGTTTGA
- a CDS encoding response regulator, with translation MSERVRVVVADDQQVVREGLVALLGLIDGVEVVGAAADGAEAVQLVAEHNVDVVLMDLKMPVLDGVQATARLTADNPEAAVLVLTTYADDASIAQALRAGARGYLTKDAGRVEIGAALRATAAGQSTFDPEVARRLVAGLSPAPAGSKDGLTARETEVLRLIAQGLSNGEIAGLLFIGEATVKTHINNTFAKIGARHRAEAVRYAYRHGIAEA, from the coding sequence ATGAGTGAGCGGGTCCGGGTGGTGGTGGCGGACGATCAGCAGGTGGTCCGGGAGGGCCTGGTCGCGTTGCTCGGACTGATCGACGGCGTCGAGGTCGTCGGGGCTGCCGCCGACGGCGCCGAGGCGGTTCAACTGGTTGCCGAGCACAACGTCGACGTGGTGCTGATGGACCTGAAGATGCCGGTGCTGGACGGCGTGCAGGCGACCGCGCGGCTGACCGCGGACAACCCCGAGGCGGCGGTGCTGGTGCTCACGACGTACGCCGACGACGCCTCGATCGCCCAGGCCCTGCGCGCGGGTGCCCGGGGGTATCTGACGAAGGACGCCGGCCGGGTGGAGATCGGCGCGGCCCTGCGTGCGACGGCGGCCGGCCAGTCGACCTTCGATCCGGAGGTGGCGCGGCGGCTGGTGGCCGGTTTGTCACCGGCGCCGGCCGGGAGCAAGGACGGGCTGACCGCGCGGGAGACCGAGGTGCTGCGGCTGATCGCGCAGGGACTGAGCAACGGCGAGATCGCCGGCCTGCTGTTCATCGGCGAGGCGACCGTGAAGACGCACATCAACAACACCTTCGCCAAGATCGGCGCCCGGCACCGCGCCGAGGCCGTGCGCTACGCCTACCGCCACGGCATCGCCGAGGCCTGA
- a CDS encoding YjbQ family protein — translation MRSELIDVGTGSSEVVFDLTSRCEQFVSAEAHQAQGDGLLHVFVPHATAGIAILETGAGSDTDLLAVLEQLLPRDFRWQHRHGSPGHGRDHVLPALIPPYASIPVLNGRMMLGTWQSICLVDTNVDNPDRQVRLSWLPS, via the coding sequence ATGCGCTCCGAACTGATCGACGTAGGGACCGGCAGCAGCGAGGTCGTCTTCGACCTGACCAGCAGGTGCGAGCAGTTCGTCTCCGCCGAGGCCCACCAGGCCCAGGGGGACGGACTGCTGCACGTGTTCGTGCCGCACGCCACGGCCGGGATCGCGATCCTGGAGACCGGCGCGGGCAGCGACACCGACCTGCTGGCCGTGCTCGAGCAGCTGCTGCCGCGCGACTTCCGGTGGCAGCACCGGCACGGTAGCCCCGGTCACGGACGGGACCACGTGCTGCCGGCGCTGATTCCGCCGTACGCGTCGATCCCGGTGCTGAACGGGCGGATGATGCTCGGCACCTGGCAGTCGATCTGTCTGGTCGACACCAACGTCGACAATCCGGACCGTCAGGTCCGGCTTTCCTGGCTGCCGAGCTGA
- a CDS encoding endonuclease/exonuclease/phosphatase family protein: protein MSDRQTVLAERPPRGPARRSRTGGKWRRGRLIAVLAVLSALPLLFHRHVPNSIGNLGSLLDTFLPWVGLAVPVLAVAALVRRSATAGVALLVPAVVWGLMFGNLLIPGKGGGPYDLRVLSHNVDAANPDPARTAQQLLAADADVMALEEITSADLKVYKKQFAATYPHVVTRGTVALWSKFPVEESASVDVGFAWTRALRAEVSTPEGKVAFYVAHLASVRIGTSGFTSNQRNETIKQLGQQIAGEKLAGVVVMGDFNGTANDRSLAPVTAGLRSAQGAAGQGFGFTWPAKFPMARIDHIMVRGVTPTKAWVMDPTGSDHRPVVAELTV, encoded by the coding sequence ATGTCCGACCGCCAGACCGTTCTCGCCGAACGCCCGCCGCGTGGTCCCGCCCGCCGGAGCCGCACTGGGGGCAAGTGGCGCCGTGGCCGGCTGATCGCCGTGCTCGCGGTGCTGTCCGCCCTGCCGCTGCTGTTCCACCGCCACGTCCCGAACTCGATCGGCAACCTCGGCAGCCTGCTGGACACCTTCCTGCCCTGGGTCGGGCTCGCCGTCCCGGTGCTGGCGGTGGCGGCGCTGGTACGCCGGTCCGCGACGGCCGGGGTCGCGCTGCTGGTCCCGGCGGTGGTCTGGGGGCTGATGTTCGGCAACCTGCTGATCCCGGGCAAGGGCGGCGGCCCGTACGACCTGCGGGTGCTGTCGCACAACGTCGACGCGGCCAACCCGGACCCGGCCCGGACGGCGCAGCAGCTGCTCGCGGCGGACGCCGACGTGATGGCGCTGGAGGAGATCACCTCGGCCGACCTGAAGGTCTACAAGAAGCAGTTCGCCGCGACGTACCCGCACGTGGTGACCAGGGGCACCGTCGCGCTGTGGTCGAAGTTCCCGGTCGAGGAGAGCGCGTCGGTCGACGTCGGCTTCGCCTGGACCCGCGCGCTGCGCGCGGAGGTCAGTACGCCGGAGGGCAAGGTCGCCTTCTACGTCGCCCACCTGGCCTCGGTCCGGATCGGCACCAGCGGCTTCACCTCCAACCAGCGCAACGAGACGATCAAGCAGCTCGGGCAGCAGATCGCCGGCGAGAAGCTGGCCGGCGTGGTGGTGATGGGCGACTTCAACGGCACCGCGAACGACCGCAGCCTGGCGCCGGTCACGGCGGGCCTGCGGTCGGCGCAGGGCGCGGCCGGGCAGGGCTTCGGCTTCACCTGGCCGGCGAAGTTCCCGATGGCGCGGATCGACCACATCATGGTCCGTGGCGTCACCCCGACCAAGGCCTGGGTGATGGACCCCACCGGCAGCGACCACCGCCCGGTCGTCGCCGAGCTCACCGTCTGA
- a CDS encoding sodium:solute symporter family protein translates to MLAQESILRLDAQAIDYLIIALYFVFVLGIGYLAKRAVSNSLDFFLSGRSLPAWVTGLAFISANLGAIEIMGMSANGAQYGMPTVHYFWIGAIPAMLFLGVVMMPFYYGSKVRSVPEFMLRRFGKPAHLVNAISFAVAQVLIAGVNLFLLATIVNVLLGWPIWVSVIVAAVVVLSYITLGGLSAAIYNEVLQFFVIVAALLPLTIVGLHKVGGWQGLVDKITVAPNAGSEQLSAWPGNQLSGFDSSFLSVIGLVFGLGFVLSFGYWTTNFVEVQRAMASKNMSAARRTPIIGAFPKMFIPFIVIVPGMIAAVAVPELQAVKSGTGDSVTYNDALLLLMRDLLPNGMLGLAITGLLASFMAGMAANLSSFNTVMTYDLIERYIVKDRSDDFYLRTGRWVTVGGTVVAIGTAAIASGYSNLMDYLQQLFSFFNAPLFATFILGMFWKRMTATAGWVGLVSGTATAVAVFVLSETGVINLPGQGASFVGAGAAFVVDILLSVLISLRTTPKSDEELKGLVYSLTPKADRTEEAQEGDHGWYRKPTLLAGIALALTVALNIVFG, encoded by the coding sequence ATGCTCGCGCAAGAATCGATCCTGAGGCTGGATGCCCAGGCGATCGACTACCTCATCATCGCGTTGTACTTCGTCTTCGTGCTCGGCATCGGGTACCTGGCCAAACGCGCGGTCTCCAACAGCCTGGACTTCTTCCTGTCCGGCCGGTCGCTGCCGGCCTGGGTGACCGGGCTGGCCTTCATCTCGGCCAACCTCGGCGCGATCGAGATCATGGGCATGTCCGCCAACGGCGCGCAGTACGGCATGCCCACCGTGCACTACTTCTGGATCGGCGCGATTCCGGCGATGCTGTTCCTCGGCGTCGTGATGATGCCGTTCTACTACGGCTCGAAGGTCCGCAGCGTGCCGGAGTTCATGCTGCGCCGGTTCGGCAAGCCCGCGCACCTGGTGAACGCGATCAGCTTCGCCGTCGCCCAGGTGCTGATCGCCGGGGTGAACCTGTTCCTGCTGGCCACGATCGTGAACGTGCTGCTCGGCTGGCCGATCTGGGTGTCGGTGATCGTCGCGGCGGTCGTCGTGCTCAGCTACATCACGCTCGGCGGCCTGTCGGCGGCGATCTACAACGAGGTGCTGCAGTTCTTCGTCATCGTCGCCGCGTTGCTGCCGCTGACCATCGTCGGCCTGCACAAGGTCGGCGGCTGGCAGGGCCTGGTGGACAAGATCACCGTCGCGCCGAACGCCGGCTCCGAGCAGCTGAGCGCCTGGCCGGGCAACCAGCTGAGCGGGTTCGACAGCAGCTTCCTGTCGGTGATCGGACTGGTCTTCGGACTCGGCTTCGTGCTCTCGTTCGGCTACTGGACGACGAACTTCGTCGAGGTGCAGCGGGCGATGGCCAGCAAGAACATGTCGGCCGCCCGGCGGACCCCGATCATCGGCGCGTTCCCGAAGATGTTCATCCCGTTCATCGTCATCGTGCCCGGCATGATCGCCGCGGTCGCGGTGCCGGAGCTGCAGGCGGTCAAGTCGGGCACCGGCGACTCGGTGACCTACAACGACGCGCTGCTGCTGCTGATGCGGGACCTGCTGCCCAACGGCATGCTCGGCCTGGCGATCACCGGTCTGCTGGCCTCGTTCATGGCCGGCATGGCGGCGAACCTGAGCTCGTTCAACACCGTGATGACCTACGACCTGATCGAGCGGTACATCGTCAAGGACCGCAGCGACGACTTCTACCTGCGCACCGGCCGCTGGGTGACCGTCGGTGGCACGGTGGTCGCGATCGGCACCGCCGCGATCGCCTCCGGCTACAGCAACCTGATGGACTACCTGCAGCAGCTGTTCTCGTTCTTCAACGCGCCGCTGTTCGCCACGTTCATTCTCGGCATGTTCTGGAAGCGGATGACCGCGACGGCCGGCTGGGTCGGTCTGGTCAGCGGTACGGCGACCGCGGTCGCGGTGTTCGTGCTCTCCGAGACCGGCGTGATCAACCTGCCGGGGCAGGGCGCGAGCTTCGTCGGTGCCGGTGCGGCGTTCGTGGTGGACATCCTGCTCAGCGTGCTGATCAGCCTGCGGACCACGCCGAAGTCGGACGAGGAGCTGAAGGGGCTGGTGTACTCGCTGACCCCGAAGGCCGACCGGACCGAGGAAGCCCAGGAGGGCGACCACGGCTGGTACCGCAAGCCGACCCTGCTGGCCGGGATCGCGCTCGCCCTGACCGTCGCGTTGAACATCGTCTTCGGCTGA
- the leuS gene encoding leucine--tRNA ligase — protein MSEQEHAADGPIDRGGYDFDAMQAKWRPVWEKLDPFKARDDGSAERRYALTMFSYPSGDLHMGHGEVFALHDVLARFWFQQGYDVMNPIGWDSFGLPAENAAIKRNEHPATYTYANIETQAESIRRYALSFDWSRRLHTSDPEYYRWTQWLFLRFFERGLAYRKASYVNWCPNDQTVLANEQVVQGRCERCGFEVTKRELTQWYFKTTEYAQRLLDDMSLLEWPEEILLMQRNWIGRSEGAFASFQVEGRDEPIKVFTTRPDTLFGATFMVVAPDSKLAEELVTPDQRAAFDEYLKAVKATTEIERLSTERDKTGVFLGSYATNPVTGERIPIWAADYVLADYGTGAIMAVPAQDSRDWEFAEKFGLPIVRTVQPEEGFDGKAYTGDGPAINSANDEVDLNGLPVAEAKARIIDWLQDKGLGERTINYRLRDWLLSRQRYWGAPIPIIHCPSCGEVPVPDDQLPVELPDLRGAALAPRGVSPLASVRDWVEVACPKCGGAAERDTDTMDTFVDSSWYFLRYCSPDYTEGAFDPEAVNRWMPAYQYVGGKEHAVLHLLYARFFTKALHDMGLLNAVEPFTRLLNQGQVINEGKAMSKSLGNGVNLGDQLDEFGVDAIRLTMVFAGPPDDDIDWADLSPGGSLRFLQRAWRLSGSVEAPVGADPAAGDLALRKITHRTVADATELIESYRFNVMVARVMELVNATRKAIDSGPGAADPAVREAVETVAILLSLVAPYTAEDMWEQLGHAPTVAKAGWPKVDPALLVEESVTCVVQIAGKVKERLEVAPDISEADLEQLALASEAVQKALDGRGVRKVIVRAPKLVNIVPA, from the coding sequence GTGAGCGAGCAGGAGCACGCGGCGGACGGCCCGATCGACCGGGGAGGCTACGACTTCGACGCCATGCAGGCGAAGTGGCGGCCGGTCTGGGAGAAGCTCGACCCGTTCAAGGCGCGGGACGACGGATCGGCCGAGCGGCGGTACGCGCTGACGATGTTCTCCTACCCGTCGGGCGACCTGCACATGGGCCACGGCGAGGTCTTCGCACTGCACGACGTGCTGGCCCGGTTCTGGTTCCAGCAGGGCTACGACGTGATGAACCCGATCGGCTGGGACTCCTTCGGGCTGCCGGCCGAGAACGCCGCGATCAAGCGCAACGAGCACCCGGCGACGTACACCTACGCCAACATCGAGACCCAGGCGGAGTCGATCCGGCGGTACGCGCTGAGCTTCGACTGGTCGCGCCGGCTGCACACCTCCGACCCGGAGTACTACCGCTGGACGCAGTGGCTGTTCCTGCGGTTCTTCGAGCGCGGGCTGGCCTACCGCAAGGCGTCGTACGTGAACTGGTGCCCGAACGACCAGACCGTGCTGGCCAACGAGCAGGTTGTGCAGGGCCGCTGCGAGCGTTGCGGGTTCGAGGTCACCAAGCGCGAGCTGACCCAGTGGTACTTCAAGACCACCGAGTACGCGCAGCGCCTGCTGGACGACATGTCGCTGCTGGAGTGGCCCGAAGAGATCCTGCTGATGCAGCGGAACTGGATCGGCCGGTCCGAGGGCGCGTTCGCCTCCTTCCAGGTGGAGGGACGCGACGAGCCGATCAAGGTCTTCACGACCCGGCCGGACACGCTGTTCGGTGCCACCTTCATGGTGGTCGCGCCGGACTCCAAGCTGGCCGAGGAGCTGGTCACGCCGGACCAGCGGGCGGCGTTCGACGAGTACCTGAAGGCGGTCAAGGCCACCACCGAGATCGAGCGGCTGAGCACCGAGCGGGACAAGACCGGCGTCTTCCTGGGCTCGTACGCGACCAACCCGGTGACCGGCGAGCGGATCCCGATCTGGGCCGCGGACTACGTGCTGGCCGACTACGGCACCGGCGCGATCATGGCGGTGCCGGCGCAGGACAGCCGCGACTGGGAGTTCGCCGAGAAGTTCGGGCTGCCGATCGTGCGGACCGTGCAGCCGGAGGAGGGCTTCGACGGCAAGGCCTACACCGGTGACGGCCCGGCGATCAACAGCGCCAACGACGAGGTCGACCTGAACGGCCTGCCGGTCGCCGAGGCCAAGGCCAGGATCATCGACTGGCTGCAGGACAAGGGACTGGGCGAGCGCACGATCAACTACCGGCTGCGCGACTGGCTGCTGAGCCGGCAGCGGTACTGGGGTGCGCCGATCCCGATCATCCACTGTCCCTCGTGCGGCGAGGTCCCGGTGCCGGACGACCAGTTGCCGGTGGAACTGCCCGACCTGCGCGGCGCGGCTCTCGCTCCCCGGGGTGTCTCGCCGCTGGCGTCGGTCCGCGACTGGGTCGAGGTCGCGTGCCCGAAGTGCGGCGGTGCCGCCGAGCGCGACACCGACACGATGGACACCTTCGTCGACTCGTCCTGGTACTTCCTGCGCTACTGCTCGCCGGACTACACCGAGGGCGCCTTCGACCCCGAGGCCGTGAACCGCTGGATGCCGGCGTACCAGTACGTCGGCGGCAAGGAGCACGCGGTCCTGCACCTGCTGTACGCGCGGTTCTTCACCAAGGCGCTGCACGACATGGGCCTGCTGAACGCCGTCGAGCCCTTCACCCGGCTGCTGAACCAGGGCCAGGTGATCAACGAGGGCAAGGCGATGAGCAAGTCGCTGGGCAACGGGGTGAACCTGGGCGACCAGCTGGACGAGTTCGGCGTCGACGCGATCCGGCTGACGATGGTCTTCGCCGGTCCGCCGGACGACGACATCGACTGGGCCGACCTGTCCCCGGGCGGTTCGCTGCGGTTCCTGCAGCGCGCCTGGCGGCTGAGCGGTTCGGTCGAGGCGCCGGTCGGGGCCGACCCGGCCGCGGGTGACCTGGCGCTGCGCAAGATCACCCACCGCACGGTGGCCGACGCGACCGAGCTGATCGAGTCGTACCGGTTCAACGTGATGGTGGCCCGGGTGATGGAGCTGGTGAACGCGACCCGCAAGGCGATCGACTCCGGCCCGGGCGCGGCCGACCCGGCGGTGCGCGAGGCGGTCGAGACGGTCGCGATCCTGCTGAGCCTGGTCGCGCCGTACACGGCCGAAGACATGTGGGAGCAGCTGGGCCACGCGCCGACCGTCGCCAAGGCCGGCTGGCCGAAGGTCGACCCGGCGCTGCTGGTCGAGGAGTCGGTGACCTGTGTCGTCCAGATCGCGGGCAAGGTGAAGGAGCGGCTGGAGGTCGCCCCGGACATTTCCGAAGCCGACCTGGAGCAGCTGGCGCTGGCGTCCGAGGCGGTGCAGAAGGCGCTGGACGGTCGCGGCGTCCGCAAGGTGATCGTCCGCGCGCCGAAGTTGGTGAACATCGTCCCGGCCTGA
- a CDS encoding FMN reductase: MTRKLVVISAGLRQPSSTRLLADRVAAATVRELTTLGIDTEVEVIEVRDHGHELVNNLLVGYPSEDLETVLGRVAAADGLIAVTPTFSASYNGLFKMFFDVLDDQALVDKPVLVAATGGTGRHSMVLDHELRPLFSYLRATVVPTGVFAGPEDWAGGEEAGESLARRIDRAAVQLARAIAQREPARVADPFAVPLSFEQLLAEG, encoded by the coding sequence ATGACTCGCAAGCTGGTGGTGATCTCGGCCGGGCTGCGGCAGCCTTCGTCGACCCGGTTGCTGGCCGACCGGGTGGCTGCCGCGACGGTCCGGGAGCTGACGACGCTGGGCATCGACACCGAGGTGGAGGTGATCGAGGTCCGCGACCACGGGCACGAGCTGGTGAACAACCTGCTGGTCGGTTACCCCTCCGAGGACCTGGAGACGGTGCTCGGGCGGGTCGCCGCGGCCGACGGGCTGATCGCGGTCACGCCGACGTTCAGCGCGTCGTACAACGGGCTGTTCAAGATGTTCTTCGACGTGCTCGACGACCAGGCGCTGGTGGACAAGCCGGTCCTGGTCGCCGCGACCGGAGGCACCGGGCGGCACTCGATGGTGCTGGACCACGAGTTGCGGCCGTTGTTCTCCTACCTCCGGGCGACCGTCGTGCCGACCGGCGTCTTCGCCGGACCTGAGGACTGGGCCGGTGGCGAGGAGGCGGGCGAGTCCCTGGCCCGGCGGATCGACCGGGCAGCGGTGCAGCTGGCCCGCGCGATCGCCCAGCGCGAGCCGGCCCGGGTGGCGGACCCGTTCGCGGTGCCGCTGTCGTTCGAGCAGCTGCTGGCCGAAGGCTGA
- a CDS encoding helix-turn-helix domain-containing protein has protein sequence MSLGSVVTADRFVDLAGLLESCEVDGFRADFVSWGHYRPEYWLNYRHSHSFHEVCLAYAGEGRFTSGDTEYAVGPGTVFLARPGDAHEIESSRADPLGIAFWGFTFRPVTRGPMGAGWWSGLTRTDGPVVSARTGGLAATVGGMAAEAAAPQSGYQASLAALGATLVLDTARAFAFDEDLSVEPTARSQARDAVVVDAMQRLLLDNLARPITVREVAAAVHLSERHAERLFRSVTGSSLMSTLRRLRLELAAQLLLDPSTTITSVAHACGYSDVRPFSTAFRRRYGRTPGEYRRTGGTTFAGR, from the coding sequence TTGAGTTTGGGTTCGGTCGTTACGGCGGACCGGTTCGTCGACCTCGCGGGGCTGCTGGAGTCCTGCGAGGTCGACGGGTTCCGCGCGGACTTCGTCAGCTGGGGGCACTACCGGCCGGAGTACTGGCTCAACTACCGGCACAGCCACTCCTTCCACGAGGTCTGCCTCGCGTACGCCGGCGAGGGCCGCTTCACCTCCGGCGACACCGAGTACGCCGTCGGCCCCGGCACCGTTTTCCTCGCCCGCCCCGGCGACGCGCACGAGATCGAGTCCAGCCGGGCCGATCCCCTCGGCATCGCCTTCTGGGGCTTCACCTTCCGCCCGGTCACGCGAGGACCGATGGGCGCGGGGTGGTGGTCCGGGCTGACCAGGACCGACGGGCCGGTGGTGTCGGCGCGGACGGGCGGGCTCGCCGCGACGGTTGGGGGAATGGCGGCCGAGGCGGCGGCCCCGCAGTCGGGGTACCAGGCATCGCTGGCAGCCCTCGGCGCGACGCTCGTGCTCGACACCGCTCGCGCGTTCGCTTTCGACGAGGACCTGTCCGTCGAGCCGACGGCCCGGTCGCAGGCGCGGGACGCGGTGGTGGTCGACGCGATGCAGCGGTTGCTGCTGGACAACCTGGCCCGGCCGATCACCGTCCGCGAGGTCGCCGCCGCGGTCCACCTGTCGGAGCGGCACGCCGAGCGGCTGTTCCGGTCCGTGACCGGCTCCTCGCTGATGTCCACCCTGCGCCGCCTCCGCCTCGAGCTGGCCGCGCAGCTGCTGCTCGATCCGTCGACGACCATCACCTCCGTCGCCCACGCGTGCGGCTACTCCGACGTCCGCCCGTTCAGTACCGCCTTCCGCCGGAGGTACGGCCGGACACCGGGGGAGTACCGACGCACCGGTGGCACGACCTTCGCCGGTCGGTGA